In a genomic window of Desulfuromonadales bacterium:
- a CDS encoding YqaE/Pmp3 family membrane protein, which translates to MDLLRILIAILLPPLGVFLQVGIGGAFWLNILLTLLGYIPGIVHAVWIIAKR; encoded by the coding sequence ATGGATTTACTGCGCATTCTGATTGCGATTCTTTTGCCTCCACTTGGTGTTTTTCTTCAGGTTGGAATCGGGGGAGCATTCTGGCTGAATATTCTATTGACCCTGTTAGGATACATCCCCGGGATCGTCCATGCAGTCTGGATCATCGCCAAGCGCTAA